A window from Bufo bufo chromosome 1, aBufBuf1.1, whole genome shotgun sequence encodes these proteins:
- the LOC120991882 gene encoding protein kinase C delta type-like, with amino-acid sequence MDSEKIAARTRGAKKRRHISDSSADEQKKMEEEKKIIIRRKGGKKRRTILTTPDEDTETPKRSKKRKKRITSSSSEKMSPNQPISPVEEEVTKQPKCGKKRKLILISSKDGKKSRIKREDDILKKEDQQEDQGVSVEDSGVRPTCSRSTIISDNIRERLIFHHVLGHGSYGKVVLAEDTSNHQKYAVKIISKRAMLADCDEADVLVEHRVLQLASGSPFLIHADFAFQTKMLVLLGLEYMSCGDFDQFLRMKGRLDIPSARFYAAELVCAIQYLHSKGIVHRDLKPENILVAETGHIKVTDFGLALENMLGDRTATEYAGTEGYVAPEMLAEEEYGVGVDWYSFGVILNEMITSQCTYDPTLFDTTRSGAKVIIKKLLQRDPAKRLGVHGNIRGHHFFQHIDWVSVEALRTAPPHIPVPSIPQRRSTPFNLDGIEAAAAKKGPLPLKHQAIFRGFSFVTR; translated from the exons ATGGATTCTGAGAAGATTGCTGCGAGGACGAGAGGAGCGAAGAAAAGGAGACACATTTCTGACTCATCGGCTGATGAgcagaagaagatggaggaagaAAAGAAGATTATCATCAGGAGGAAAGGAGGGAAGAAGCGTCGGACCATCCTGACCACACCTGATGAAGACACGGAGACACccaagaggagcaagaagaggaagaagaggataaCATCCAGCTCCTCTGAGAAGATGTCTCCTAATCAACCCATCAGTCCAGTGGAAGAAGAAGTGACTAAACAGCCAAAGTGCGGGAAGAAGAGAAAACTCATCCTCATCTCTTCAAAAGATGGAAAGAAGTCACGGATCAAGAGAGAAGATGacatcctgaagaaagaagaccagcAGGAGGACCAGGGAGTCTCAG TCGAGGACAGCGGTGTTCGGCCAACCTGCTCTAGAAGCACAATAATCTCCGATAACATCAGGGAGAGATTAATATTCCATCATGTGCTCGGGCATGGAAGTTATGGGAAGGTCGTCTTGGCTGAGGACACTTCTAACCATCAGAAGTATGCTGTTAAGATCATCAGCAAGAGAGCCATGCTTGCCGACTGTGATGAGGCGGATGTGTTGGTGGAGCACCGAGTCTTACAGCTGGCATCTGGGAGCCCCTTCCTCATCCACGCGGACTTTGCATTCCAGACCAAG ATGCTTGTTCTACTTGGGCTGGAATACATGAGCTGCGGGGACTTTGATCAGTTCCTACGGATGAAGGGGCGGCTTGACATCCCCAGTGCAAG ATTCTATGCCGCTGAGCTTGTGTGTGCCATCCAATATCTCCATTCTAAGGGCATCGTCCACAGAGACCTCAAGCCTGAGAACatcctggtggctgagacgggacATATTAAGGTCACGGATTTCGGTCTCGCACTTGAGAACATGCTTGGAGACCGCACAGCCACCGAATATGCTGGGACAGAAGGCTATGTGGCTCCTGAG ATGCTGGCTGAGGAGGAGTATGGTGTCGGAGTGGACTGGTATTCATTTGGGGTCATCTTAAATGAAATGATTACCAGTCAGTGTACTTACGATCCTACACTATTTGACACAACACGCTCCGGCGCTAAAGTCATCATTAAAAAG CTCCTCCAGAGAGATCCTGCCAAGCGCTTAGGAGTCCACGGTAACATCAGAGGCCATCATTTCTTCCAGCATATTGACTGGGTCTCTGTGGAAGCCCTTCGGACGGCCCCACCACACATCCCTGTA ccatctatacCTCAACGCCGTTCCACACCATTCAACCTGGACGGAATAGAGGCAGCAGCGGCCAAGAAGGGACCTTTACCATTAAAACATCAGGCCATTTTCAGAGGGTTTTCATTTGTCACCCGGTAA